The following coding sequences are from one Rutidosis leptorrhynchoides isolate AG116_Rl617_1_P2 chromosome 11, CSIRO_AGI_Rlap_v1, whole genome shotgun sequence window:
- the LOC139876117 gene encoding receptor-like protein kinase FERONIA translates to MDIVRIPLYVLQHATKNFIRERFTGSVGASKNVHVGKIPHGNRVKSIVAKRLDRTLGDHVFYRELDILLKFKHKNIVNLEGYCDEEGEKIIVYESPLIGRLDWQLNENLITWMKRLEICIDIATGLDFLHGSLLRRETVIHGDINSCKVQLTKDLKAKISDFGRAFISPTNQESIKHIINDPAGEPLNCDQEYAETGVLTTKSDIYSFGVVLFEILCGRYVYSYPEDQPLTYIVKHLFEEGKLDKIVFEGIKGKIGPQSFDTFTRIAYQCIDDDREKRPTASEVLVQLKKALDFQVSSQNYKTLAFFNFLKLVSEAVEDMLIKDIFYKQKNL, encoded by the coding sequence ATGGACATCGTCAGAATTCCACTTTATGTCTTACAACATGCCACGAAAAACTTCATTAGAGAGAGATTCACTGGATCAGTTGGAGCATCTAAGAACGTACATGTAGGAAAAATTCCACATGGTAATAGAGTAAAATCCATTGTTGCAAAGCGGTTGGATAGAACTTTAGGTGACCATGTATTTTATCGAGAGCTTGACATTTTATTGAAGtttaaacacaagaatatcgtcaatTTAGAAGGTTATTGTGACGAAGAGGGTGAAAAGATAATTGTTTATGAGTCTCCGTTAATCGGACGTCTTGATTGGCAATTGAACGAAAACCTTATTACATGGATGAAACGGCTTGAGATATGCATTGATATCGCAACCGGGTTAGATTTTCTTCATGGAAGTCTTCTAAGACGAGAAACGGTGATACATGGGGACATCAATAGTTGCAAAGTGCAACTAACTAAGGACTTGAAAGCAAaaattagtgattttgggcgtgcCTTCATAAGTCCAACAAATCAGGAAAGTATAAAGCACATCATCAACGATCCTGCTGGTGAACCACTCAATTGTGACCAAGAATATGCAGAGACGGGGGTCTTAACAACAAAGTCCGATATATACTCATTTGGTGTGGTTTTATTTGAGATTTTGTGTGGGCGATATGTCTATAGCTATCCCGAGGACCAACCATTAACCTATATTGTTAAACACCTCTTTGAAGAAGGTAAACTCGATAAAATAGTGTTTGAGGGAATCAAGGGAAAGATTGGTCCACAATCATTTGATACATTTACAAGGATTGCCTATCAATGCATAGATGATGATAGAGAGAAACGACCAACAGCAAGCGAAGTGCTGGTACAACTTAAGAAAGCATTGGATTTTCAAGTAAGTTCTCAAAATTATAAAACTTTGGCTTTCTTTAATTTCTTAAAATTAGTATCGGAAGCAGTAGAAGATATGCTCATCAAAGATATATTTTATAAGCAAAAGAATTTGTAG